From the Astyanax mexicanus isolate ESR-SI-001 chromosome 9, AstMex3_surface, whole genome shotgun sequence genome, one window contains:
- the taldo1 gene encoding transaldolase, which yields MSESPEKRRRMESALDQLKKFTVVVADTGDFNAIEEYKPQDATTNPSLILAAAKMSAYQQLVDQAIKFGIANGGTEEEQLINTVDKLFVNFGLEILKKIPGRVSTEVDARLSFDKDAMVTRARRLISLYEEAGISKDRVLIKLSSTWEGIQAGRELEEKYGIHCNMTLLFSFAQAVACAEARVTLISPFVGRILDWYKENTDRKSYEPHEDPGVLSVTKIYNYYKKFGYQTVVMGASFRNIGEVKALAGCDLLTISPGLLGELSKDHSAISCALTPQSAKECDLDKVHLDEKAFRWLHNEDRMAVEKLSDGIRKFAADAVKLETMIKEKMFNEKNGQ from the exons ATGTCTGAGTCTCCGGAGAAGCGGCGCAGGATGGAGTCCGCGCTGGACCAGCTGAAAAAGTTTACCGTGGTGGTGGCGGACACCGGCGACTTTAACG CCATTGAGGAGTACAAGCCCCAGGATGCTACAACAAACCCCTCCCTCATTCTGGCAGCAGCCAAGATGTCGGCCTATCAGCAACTGGTGGACCAAGCAATTAAATTTGGCATTGCCAATGGCGG GACTGAGGAAGAGCAGTTGATCAACACTGTTGACAAGCTGTTTGTCAACTTTGGACTGGAGATCCTGAAGAAGATCCCTGGTAGAGTCTCCACAGAGGTGGATGCAAG GCTTTCCTTTGATAAAGATGCGATGGTGACTCGTGCACGGAGGCTCATTTCTCTGTATGAAGAGGCTGGAATTAGTAAAGACCGTGTGCTAATCAAGCTGTCCTCTACGTGGGAGGGCATTCAGGCTGGAAG GGAGTTGGAGGAAAAGTATGGGATACACTGCAACATGACCCTGCTGTTCTCCTTCGCCCAGGCAGTGGCTTGTGCCGAGGCCCGGGTCACTCTTATCTCACCCTTCGTGGGCCGCATTCTCGACTGGTACAAAGAGAACACCGACCGCAAGAGCTATGAGCCACATGAAGACCCAG GTGTGCTGAGTGTGACCAAGATCTACAACTACTACAAGAAATTTGGCTACCAAACTGTGGTGATGGGCGCCTCCTTTAGGAACATTGGAGAGGTGAAGGCTCTGGCTGGCTGTGACCTGCTCACAATCTCACCTGGTCTGCTGGGAGAGCTCAGCAAGGATCACAGCGCCATATCCTGCGCTCTCACTCCACAGTCAG CAAAGGAATGTGATCTGGACAAGGTGCACCTGGACGAGAAGGCTTTCCGCTGGCTTCACAACGAGGACCGCATGGCCGTGGAGAAGCTCTCTGATGGAATCCGTAAatttgctgctgatgcagtgaAACTCGAGACGATGATAAAG GAGAAGATGTTCAATGAGAAGAATGGACAGTGA